The DNA window GCGTGAATGATTTGATTCGCTTAAATGATTCGGACGCTATTGCCAACAACGTGTTATGTTTCAAAATCCTTCACATACATTCAGGCTGATTAAACATTCTTCTGTCGTTTTTCATTAACCGAGTGTGAATAAAGGAGAGGCCATTCATTGGACTTTAACTGTGGTGAAGCCACGCCTCCTGCTGTGGGCGGGGTTTAAAGTTTAGTCGAGTTCTGAAACTCTTGCGCTGGAGCTCCGGTCAAGTCAGCGGTTCTCTGATCTCGCGCACGGACTGATCTACAGAAAGAGAGGGAAAGTTTAGTTAAGACAGAACACTCTTTTAGATCAGACAACAGTATGGAATCAGCAGGGTTTCGTTTTGTTTAATTATAGATTTGGAAAAGCAGCAAAGAGAAGGACTTTACGCACGCATCTCACTGGAGAACCGCAGTGTCTCTCTTAGCGCGATGATGCAGCTCTCGGACTTTAGGAATTTTGCGCTTTGGATTTCATTCCTGACCGGTTTCACGATGGCCAGTTACTCAGAAGACCAGTGCAGCTGGAGGGGAAGGTAAAGACTAACAAGAGCTGCAGGCTTTATATCGGTTGATTTTGTTGATAAATATATTGCGCATTATGTTAACGTTTTGCTGGAATGCATTGATTTTTTCCTGCCATCTTGCATGATTTCTGTGCAATTAAAAGTGTGCAAAATGTATGCAATTAATTACAGTAAATATacgtaaaatattttgtataaatataatgtgCAGTAATCCTCTCTCATAAATGTGTTTGAATTGCAttgcatatctatctatctatcgtgaATATTTTGTCATAGTTTCATAGTCATAGCGCAAAAAATGGTTAAGCACTTCGTTTGTAAAGTATAAagacaatataattatataatgtaataaaaaggtGTGCTATACGGGTTTCAATATTAATGGATGTTGAAGGATGTTTCCACTAGTGCAGAAAGTTTAAATGGCTGCAGTTAAAGGAACCAGTAACCAGTAGGGGGCGTTAAACTTTTCCTGCAGTTTAATGCATGGATCAAAAGACTCAAGGCTCAAGTTTTGAGAAAGCAGACTAAGAGAAATGACTGTTTTTATGTGTTTGCACCAGATTTAATGTGGATACGGTGACTCATAGAGGTTTGGCCTGTTCAGATTTCTCTGGTTAACCTCTGCTGGTTTCCATCTGTGCAGTGGTCTCTCTCAGGCGGTGAAGAACGTGGAGCAGGTTTGGTTGAGGTGTGTGGAGGGCTCAGTGGAGTGGCTGTACCCCGCTGGAGCACTGCGTCTCACTCTTTCACCCCGACTGCCGTGGAGTGCCATGGGTCCCGGCGATTCCAGCAGGAGCCCGGTGTCAGCCTGCATCAAGCCGGATCAGCACTGGGGCGGGGCTCAGCTCTACGTGGAGCGGGACGGAGTCCTGGAGCTTCTGGTGGGAGACGAGACCTCCGAGCCATCTGGCCCGGCCCATGTGCGCTGCTTCAGTGCCATGCCTGGAGAACGACCGGCTCTCTTCCTGCAAGCGACGCCTCACCAGGACATAAGCAGACGCATCGCTGCATTTCGCTACGAGCTGAGAGGCGATTGGACAGCGCAGCCGTCAGTCAACACAGATCCAATCGGCAGCGAAGGTGAATATTCTGCAAGATACAGCAGATTTATGCAACATATACATAGTATACAATGGTTGCAAGCAAATTTAAAGCTATTTCGTGCAACgacaacaaaacatttattttagtaaaatttacTTCCAATATTAATCATAGAAATTGTTTTCTGAATTTAACATTGGcccaaaaataatcaaaaatttaTCTAatggttttgcaaaaaaaaaaaaagtgcagtgcAATTGCTACAAaatcatgcaaaaacaaaaaattagtttaaaatattcaaaaaagtgGGAACTAACATTAATAATTGAATATCTGCCCAAATATAATCTAAAATTGCTTATGCACTTTTAGTACAATCTAATCAGATTAGTTTTTGAGAATGAACCTGCAGTGAATCCTGAATGTTGAAGGTTCTGCAAAAAAAAGAGCAATGCAAAGCTATGAAACTGGGCACATTTATTTAACTAAAAACTGCATGAAATATCGAACACAGAGCATTTGTACATTCTGGAACTTAAACATTTTGATATTATCCCAAAATTAATCCCAAATTTCCAAAAATGACTACAACCAACTCTACTGCTTTTAGACTCATCTACATGGGTTCGTTTCTGAGAATTAACTTGCAGATGATGTCTCTGCAAATCTGTGATGGTTCTGCAGGAAAGTTCAGTGCAACGTTATGAAAGTATGCAAAGTAGGAGTTGAGTTGAAGTCGAGTGACCTCTGGCTGGATGGGGGTGCAGAACGAGGAACACCAGACAAACAAAACCAGCCAAGAACAGGACATTCATTCAGACTTGAACTTTAGAGTAATGCATTTCAGCTTAGATCCACCATCTGAAGAGCACAAACATGCACTTTCCATTTCAATCTGTAATCGCAGCACTGCAGATATTTAACTGTAACAGGTTTCAGTGATAGTGTTCGGTCGTCTCAGCTGGGAAGCTCCTTGCAGTCAGTTGTGGGAAGCGGAGGAGGGAGCGCTCGGATTCGAGGAGCGGAGggggagggagagaaagacaaAAGCTTCGAATGGGACGGGGGTTTGTCTCCATAGTAAGCCGTTTCCGAGACCTGCATGAGAGCGCAGTCGCCGTGGTAACGGGGGGGTTGGGGATTAACCACGCAACTGAAAAGCGGATCTTTTGTTGGGAGTTTGGGAGCAGAGAGGAGACAGGGAAAGACGTTTAAAAGTTTTAAAGAGCCAACAactttctctctcacacccaCACAGACACCTGTTGCTGTTTGAGAGCGCACACGTGTAGCCGCCGGCCAACATGCATTCAATTAACTTTCAGTAATGATGACTTTAAATAGTGCTCAACTTTACGTAACGCTCAACCAATGTTAGCCAACGTTTAGAGCGCAGGATGGCCAATATaatgcatgttttgttttgtttgttttttttttattaaaattgtctCAATTTGTACTTATAAAATTTGTAAATATGGGAAATATGTGGAGAGCGTGCTGTTgaattttataattttgaaagtccaaaaaaaaaaaaaaaaaaaaaatatatatatatatatatatatatatatatatatatatatatatatgtgtgtgtgtgtgtgtgtgtgtgtgtgtgtgtgtgtgtgtgtgtgtgtgtatatatatatatatatatatatataaaatgcgtgtttttaacaatacaaatgaatataatgtacataaaaatttattgtttttagtttttatttactcACAATTCACTAAACATGAAAAAAGCTAGTTAAAACtataaaacaaagtaaacattaactcaaataaaaaaaaatatttctcatttATATCTAGTTTAACTTAAtgttctaaaataactaaaacaaaaactgaaataaaaatgtatacatattttaaaaaaattcaacaaaatttacattttaactaatataaaacTAGTTGAAAAATTTAATAGTATCTCAATAATTACTAGTATTGTTTCaagaatataaacaaaaacattaatttgctgtaattgaacaaaaaataaaatcacaatttgtttaGAAACTATACAtcttatttcaaatgattttacaattacatttcaatttaaacGTTTAATAAAATCTAAGACGTATT is part of the Carassius gibelio isolate Cgi1373 ecotype wild population from Czech Republic chromosome B24, carGib1.2-hapl.c, whole genome shotgun sequence genome and encodes:
- the LOC128012921 gene encoding meteorin gives rise to the protein MMQLSDFRNFALWISFLTGFTMASYSEDQCSWRGSGLSQAVKNVEQVWLRCVEGSVEWLYPAGALRLTLSPRLPWSAMGPGDSSRSPVSACIKPDQHWGGAQLYVERDGVLELLVGDETSEPSGPAHVRCFSAMPGERPALFLQATPHQDISRRIAAFRYELRGDWTAQPSVNTDPIGSEGACRPCNNTEILMAVCTSDFVVRGNIRSVDTDSNLKAAVIKVSATRVYRQKFALFPESGRLTRLGEIRTPLQCGVRPGAGSFLFTGRVHFGEAWLGCAPRYKDFLKVYEQAKQSLTIPCTLVND